A region of Streptomyces paludis DNA encodes the following proteins:
- a CDS encoding GNAT family N-acetyltransferase has protein sequence MLITLGSPPSDTETDAWHAVVVAAHDRDLPAAVPEPSRTETAGRLRVHSVGGPSTHLAMTASDGSYQGVASLRLFDEPEKRRTAFLTALVVRPDARRRGVGAALWAEIRTRLAAAGRDSVAAVLEVGGAGEAFVDSLGFTNVLPLGWYVQRVRQTLEEIPPPVLPAGLRFVEWTGAVPDAYADSFARAHASMDDAPAGRLDDPPVRWDAERVRAAARVIEARGGVIHTAAVVDADGAITAYTEVVLADPGDTRALQYDTVVVPGSRGHGLGRAVKRHLLESLCAARPELREISTTVADGNTAMLAVNESLGYRRERPAGIFQMKL, from the coding sequence ATGCTGATCACTCTGGGAAGCCCGCCCTCGGACACCGAGACAGACGCCTGGCACGCGGTGGTCGTGGCGGCACACGACCGTGATCTCCCCGCCGCGGTGCCCGAGCCCAGCAGGACCGAGACGGCCGGCCGGCTGCGGGTGCACTCCGTCGGCGGGCCGAGCACCCATCTCGCGATGACCGCGTCCGACGGGTCGTACCAGGGTGTCGCCTCGCTCCGGCTGTTCGACGAGCCGGAGAAGCGCCGCACGGCGTTCCTCACCGCGCTGGTGGTACGGCCCGACGCCCGGCGGCGCGGTGTCGGCGCCGCGCTCTGGGCCGAGATACGGACCCGGCTCGCGGCGGCGGGCCGCGACTCGGTCGCCGCGGTCCTCGAAGTCGGCGGCGCGGGCGAGGCGTTCGTGGACAGCCTCGGCTTCACGAATGTGCTGCCGCTCGGCTGGTACGTACAGCGCGTACGGCAGACGCTGGAGGAGATACCGCCGCCGGTGCTCCCGGCCGGCCTGCGCTTCGTGGAGTGGACGGGGGCCGTACCCGACGCGTACGCCGACTCGTTCGCCCGCGCGCACGCGTCGATGGACGACGCGCCGGCCGGCCGCCTGGACGATCCGCCCGTCCGCTGGGACGCGGAGCGTGTACGGGCCGCCGCGCGCGTCATCGAGGCGCGTGGCGGCGTCATCCACACGGCGGCGGTGGTGGACGCGGACGGCGCGATCACCGCCTACACGGAAGTGGTCCTCGCGGACCCCGGTGACACCCGCGCACTCCAGTACGACACGGTCGTCGTCCCCGGCAGCCGGGGCCACGGGCTCGGCCGCGCGGTCAAGCGCCACCTGCTGGAGAGCCTGTGCGCGGCGCGGCCCGAGCTGCGGGAGATCAGTACGACGGTCGCGGACGGGAACACGGCGATGCTCGCGGTGAACGAGTCGCTGGGGTACCGGCGGGAGCGCCCGGCGGGGATCTTCCAGATGAAGCTGTAG
- a CDS encoding L,D-transpeptidase, with the protein MEKRVMTDSKRRRSLAVASAVLGGVLVLSACSGSDSKADADNAKGSSSSQAQADAAAAKESSKAQIAIAPKNGATNVGINNDAKVSVTEGTLTDVKMTTADGTAVKGTLADDKLSWQPDDQLERSTVYKIAATATDANGLKAVDNSSFTTVSPENSFIGNFTPEDGSTVGAGMPVSINFNKAITDKKAVQEGITVTSSSGQEVVGHWFNAQRLDLRPDDYWKAGSTVTLKLALDGVEGAKGVFGVQEKTVSFKVGRSQVSTVDAKAKTMTVTRDGKVIKTIPISAGSPETTTYNGQMVISEKFKETRMNGATVGFTDSDGKGEYDIKDVPHAMRLSTSGTFIHGNYWGAKSIFGAVNTSHGCVGLSDTQGANDSSTPAAWFYDNSMIGDVVIVKNSDDKTIAPDNGLNGWNLNWADWKAGSAV; encoded by the coding sequence ATGGAGAAACGTGTGATGACGGACAGCAAGCGGCGCAGGAGCCTGGCGGTGGCGTCTGCGGTGCTCGGTGGCGTTCTGGTGCTCTCGGCGTGCAGCGGCAGCGACAGCAAGGCTGACGCCGACAACGCCAAGGGTTCGTCGTCGTCGCAGGCCCAGGCGGACGCGGCAGCGGCCAAGGAGTCCTCCAAGGCCCAGATAGCCATCGCGCCGAAGAACGGCGCGACGAACGTCGGTATCAACAACGACGCCAAGGTCTCGGTCACCGAGGGCACCCTCACCGACGTCAAGATGACCACCGCCGATGGCACCGCCGTCAAGGGCACCCTCGCCGACGACAAGCTGAGCTGGCAGCCGGACGATCAGCTCGAACGCTCCACCGTGTACAAGATCGCCGCGACGGCCACCGACGCCAACGGCCTCAAGGCCGTCGACAACTCCTCCTTCACCACCGTCTCGCCGGAGAACAGCTTCATCGGGAACTTCACCCCCGAGGACGGCTCCACCGTCGGCGCCGGTATGCCGGTCTCGATCAACTTCAACAAGGCGATCACCGACAAGAAGGCCGTCCAGGAGGGCATCACCGTCACCTCCAGCAGCGGCCAGGAAGTCGTCGGCCACTGGTTCAACGCGCAGCGCCTCGACCTGCGCCCCGACGACTACTGGAAGGCCGGCTCCACGGTCACCCTGAAGCTCGCGCTGGACGGCGTCGAGGGCGCCAAGGGCGTCTTCGGGGTCCAGGAGAAGACGGTCAGTTTCAAGGTCGGCCGCAGCCAGGTCAGCACGGTCGACGCCAAGGCCAAGACGATGACCGTCACCCGCGACGGCAAGGTCATCAAGACCATCCCGATCTCCGCCGGCTCCCCGGAGACCACCACCTACAACGGCCAGATGGTGATCTCCGAGAAGTTCAAGGAGACCCGGATGAACGGCGCGACCGTCGGCTTCACCGACTCCGACGGCAAGGGCGAGTACGACATCAAGGACGTCCCGCACGCCATGCGGCTCTCCACGTCCGGCACGTTCATCCACGGCAACTACTGGGGCGCCAAGTCCATCTTCGGCGCGGTCAACACCAGCCACGGCTGTGTGGGCCTCTCGGACACCCAGGGCGCCAACGACTCCAGCACACCCGCCGCGTGGTTCTACGACAACTCGATGATCGGCGATGTCGTCATCGTCAAGAACTCCGACGACAAGACCATCGCCCCGGACAACGGCCTCAACGGCTGGAACCTGAACTGGGCCGACTGGAAGGCCGGCTCCGCGGTCTGA
- a CDS encoding enoyl-CoA hydratase/isomerase family protein, producing the protein MPAPLPVEQRFGEFVVVRRHGPVAELVLDRPKAMNAVSTEMARSLAAACAALAGDRGVRVTVLTSTHARAFCVGADLKERNSFSDAELVRQRPAARAAYTGVLELPMPTVAAVHGYALGGGYELALACDLIVADRTAVVGLPEVSVGVIPGGGGTQLLPRRVGAARAAELIFTARRVEAAEAGALGLVDHVVDAGTDRDEALALAARIAANSPVGLRAAKRALRLGQGLDLRAGLEVEDAAWRSVAFSGDRAEGVAAFNEKRAARWPGE; encoded by the coding sequence GTGCCGGCGCCGCTACCGGTCGAGCAGCGGTTCGGGGAGTTCGTCGTGGTGCGGCGGCACGGCCCGGTCGCGGAGCTGGTCCTCGACCGGCCCAAGGCCATGAACGCCGTATCGACGGAGATGGCCCGCTCCCTCGCCGCCGCGTGCGCGGCGCTGGCCGGGGACCGGGGCGTACGGGTCACGGTGCTGACCTCGACCCACGCGCGCGCCTTCTGCGTCGGCGCGGACCTCAAGGAGCGCAACTCCTTCAGCGACGCCGAGCTGGTGCGCCAGCGGCCGGCCGCGCGCGCCGCGTACACCGGTGTGCTGGAGCTGCCGATGCCGACGGTCGCCGCCGTGCACGGCTACGCGCTGGGGGGCGGCTACGAGCTGGCGCTCGCCTGCGATCTGATCGTCGCCGACCGGACCGCCGTCGTCGGACTCCCCGAGGTGTCGGTCGGGGTGATCCCCGGCGGCGGCGGTACGCAGCTGCTGCCGCGCCGGGTCGGGGCCGCGCGGGCGGCGGAGCTGATCTTCACGGCGCGCCGGGTCGAGGCGGCGGAGGCGGGCGCGCTCGGGCTGGTCGACCATGTGGTCGACGCGGGCACCGACCGGGACGAGGCCCTCGCGCTGGCCGCCCGTATCGCCGCGAACTCGCCGGTCGGCCTGCGCGCCGCGAAGCGCGCGCTGCGGCTCGGGCAGGGGCTCGATCTGCGGGCCGGGCTGGAGGTCGAGGACGCGGCGTGGCGTTCGGTCGCCTTCTCGGGGGACCGGGCGGAGGGGGTCGCGGCGTTCAACGAGAAGCGGGCGGCGAGGTGGCCGGGGGAGTAG
- a CDS encoding ABC transporter ATP-binding protein has translation MYQLSGVTKRYTRGKKTVDALAGVDLTIEDGGRLVIQGPTGGGKSTLLQMLGGLDRPTQGTVELDGMNLGGLSEAKLTKVRAENIGFVFQSFNLIPTLTAQENVETALVPLGIKTADRRERAAQALESVGLGERAGHLPSELSGGQQQRVAIARALVKQPKVLLADEPTGNLDESTRDDIMELLEGLWKEHGLTFIMVTHDSSIARRAPRLATIRKGKVTITENAAA, from the coding sequence GTGTACCAGCTCAGCGGCGTCACCAAGCGCTACACGCGCGGCAAGAAGACCGTCGACGCCCTCGCCGGGGTCGACCTGACCATCGAGGACGGTGGCCGCCTCGTCATCCAGGGCCCCACCGGCGGCGGCAAGTCCACCCTCCTCCAGATGCTCGGCGGGCTCGACCGGCCGACCCAGGGCACCGTCGAGTTGGACGGGATGAACCTGGGCGGACTGTCGGAGGCCAAGCTCACCAAGGTGCGTGCCGAGAACATCGGCTTCGTCTTCCAGAGCTTCAACCTCATCCCCACCCTGACCGCCCAGGAGAACGTCGAGACCGCTCTCGTCCCGCTCGGCATCAAGACCGCCGACCGGCGCGAACGGGCCGCGCAGGCACTGGAGTCCGTCGGGCTCGGCGAGCGCGCCGGGCATCTGCCGAGCGAACTCTCCGGCGGCCAGCAGCAGCGGGTGGCGATCGCCCGCGCGCTCGTCAAGCAGCCGAAGGTACTGCTCGCCGACGAACCCACCGGAAACCTTGACGAATCCACCCGTGACGACATCATGGAACTGCTCGAAGGGCTCTGGAAGGAGCACGGGCTGACCTTCATCATGGTCACGCACGACAGCTCGATCGCCCGCCGCGCACCCCGGCTCGCCACGATCCGCAAGGGCAAGGTGACGATCACCGAGAACGCCGCGGCCTGA
- a CDS encoding adenylate/guanylate cyclase domain-containing protein codes for MTVDDSTSGEEAQPPPPPSPSSDSPGHPNPHHIVDHTAEPSDDPLAIRLEQLILGAERRYTPFQAARTAGVSMDLASRFWRAMGFADVGQARAFTEADVLALRRLSGLVEAGLLSEPMAIQVARSTGQTTARLAEWQIDSFLAGLIEPPEPGMTRTEVTYPLVELLLPELEEFLVYVWRRQLAAATGRVVQAADDDEMVDRRLAVGFADLVGFTRLTRRLEEEELGELVEAFETTCADLVAAHGGRLIKTLGDEVLYAADDAGTAAEIALRLIETMTHDETMPALRVGIAFGTVTTRMGDVFGTTVNLASRLTSIAPKDTVLVDGAFAQELIRTGEVPASEAQAAEAAARAEKEGAVPPPYRFGLQPMWQRPVRGLGVVEPWLLGRRTT; via the coding sequence GTGACCGTCGATGATTCGACTTCCGGCGAGGAAGCGCAGCCTCCGCCTCCGCCGTCGCCGTCGTCGGACTCCCCGGGCCATCCGAACCCGCACCACATCGTCGACCACACGGCCGAGCCCTCCGACGACCCGCTGGCCATCCGGCTCGAACAGCTGATCCTCGGCGCCGAGCGCCGCTACACCCCCTTCCAGGCCGCCCGTACGGCCGGTGTCTCGATGGACCTGGCGTCCCGCTTCTGGCGGGCGATGGGCTTCGCGGACGTGGGCCAGGCCAGGGCGTTCACCGAGGCCGACGTACTGGCGCTGCGCCGGCTCTCCGGACTGGTCGAGGCCGGGCTGCTGAGCGAGCCGATGGCCATCCAGGTCGCCCGGTCGACCGGCCAGACCACCGCCCGGCTGGCCGAGTGGCAGATCGACTCCTTCCTGGCCGGGCTCATCGAGCCGCCCGAACCCGGGATGACCCGTACGGAAGTCACGTATCCGCTGGTGGAGCTGCTCCTGCCGGAGCTGGAGGAGTTCCTGGTGTACGTGTGGCGGCGCCAGCTCGCCGCCGCCACCGGACGCGTCGTTCAGGCGGCCGACGACGACGAGATGGTCGACCGGCGGCTCGCCGTCGGCTTCGCCGACCTCGTCGGTTTCACCCGGCTGACCCGGCGGCTGGAGGAGGAGGAACTCGGCGAGCTGGTCGAGGCGTTCGAGACGACCTGCGCCGACCTCGTCGCCGCGCACGGCGGCCGGCTGATCAAGACCCTCGGCGACGAGGTGCTGTACGCGGCGGACGACGCCGGTACGGCGGCGGAGATCGCGCTGCGGTTGATAGAGACCATGACGCACGACGAGACGATGCCGGCGCTGCGCGTCGGTATCGCGTTCGGCACGGTCACCACGCGGATGGGCGATGTCTTCGGTACGACGGTGAACCTCGCGAGCCGGCTGACGTCGATCGCGCCCAAGGACACGGTGCTGGTCGACGGCGCGTTCGCCCAGGAGCTGATCCGTACCGGCGAGGTCCCGGCCTCCGAGGCGCAGGCCGCCGAGGCGGCGGCGCGCGCCGAGAAGGAGGGCGCGGTGCCGCCCCCGTACCGCTTCGGGCTCCAGCCGATGTGGCAGCGGCCGGTGCGCGGTCTTGGCGTGGTCGAGCCATGGCTCCTGGGGCGGCGGACGACTTAG
- a CDS encoding cell wall protein encodes MSVARRPLLTATAAGTLLGALWFVPSANATGAPEEPRQRSAPSAQSLGLQSYEVSTTAGASEKPITSTDSDDPPAAPGAEVQGQPEEPEPEPSVQPVLADTGAIETTPYVVGGTVCLAIGAGFVTYSIRRGAREF; translated from the coding sequence GTGTCCGTCGCACGCCGCCCACTGCTGACAGCGACCGCCGCCGGAACCCTGCTCGGCGCGCTCTGGTTCGTACCGTCGGCGAACGCCACGGGCGCGCCGGAGGAGCCTCGACAGCGCTCCGCACCGTCGGCACAGAGCCTCGGGCTCCAGAGTTACGAGGTGTCCACGACCGCCGGGGCCTCGGAGAAGCCCATCACCTCGACCGACTCCGACGACCCGCCGGCCGCGCCCGGCGCCGAGGTCCAGGGGCAGCCGGAGGAGCCGGAGCCCGAGCCGTCGGTGCAGCCGGTGCTGGCCGACACGGGCGCCATCGAGACCACGCCGTATGTGGTCGGCGGGACGGTCTGTCTGGCGATCGGCGCGGGCTTCGTCACGTACTCGATACGCCGGGGAGCCCGCGAGTTCTGA
- the hutH gene encoding histidine ammonia-lyase produces MHTVVVGTAGATAEGVVAVARGRARVELSGEALAALARAREVVEALAAKPEPVYGVSTGFGALATRHIGPELRVRLQRNIVRSHAAGMGPRVEREVVRALMFLRLKTVASGHTGVRPEVAQTMADVLNAGITPVVHEFGSLGCSGDLAPLSHCALTLMGEGDAEGPDGTVRPAGELLAAHGIEPVELREKEGLALLNGTDGMLGMLVMALADLHRLYTSADITAALSLEALLGTDRVLAPELHAIRPHPGQGVSAANMLRVLAGSALTGHFQEDEAPRVQDAYSVRCAPQVAGAGRDTLAYARTVADRELASSVDNPVVLADGRVESNGNFHGAPVAYVLDFLAIAVADLASITERRTDRLLDKNRSHGLPPFLADDPGVDSGLMIAQYTQAALVSELKRLAVPASVDSIPSSAMQEDHVSMGWSAARKLRTAVEHLTRVVAVELYAATRAIELRRDHKGLTPAPASCAAIDALRAAGVAGPGPDRFLAPDLAGAEAFVREGRLVEAVEGVTGPLA; encoded by the coding sequence ATGCACACTGTCGTGGTGGGGACGGCGGGGGCGACCGCCGAAGGTGTTGTCGCTGTTGCCCGTGGCCGTGCTCGCGTTGAGCTTTCGGGGGAGGCGCTTGCCGCGCTCGCTCGGGCTCGGGAGGTTGTGGAGGCGCTGGCCGCCAAGCCGGAGCCCGTGTACGGGGTGTCGACCGGGTTCGGGGCGCTGGCCACGCGGCACATCGGGCCGGAGCTGCGGGTGCGGTTGCAGCGCAACATCGTGCGGTCGCATGCCGCCGGCATGGGGCCCCGGGTCGAGCGTGAGGTCGTACGCGCGCTGATGTTCCTGCGGCTGAAGACCGTCGCGTCGGGGCACACCGGGGTGCGGCCCGAGGTCGCGCAGACGATGGCGGACGTGCTGAACGCCGGGATCACGCCCGTGGTCCACGAGTTCGGCTCGCTCGGCTGCTCCGGGGACCTCGCCCCGCTGTCGCACTGCGCGCTGACGCTGATGGGCGAGGGCGACGCGGAGGGGCCGGACGGCACCGTGCGGCCCGCCGGGGAACTGCTCGCCGCGCACGGCATCGAGCCGGTGGAGCTGCGGGAGAAGGAAGGGCTCGCGCTGCTCAACGGCACGGACGGCATGCTCGGCATGCTGGTCATGGCGCTCGCCGACCTGCACCGGCTCTACACCTCCGCCGACATCACCGCCGCGCTCAGCCTGGAGGCGCTGCTCGGTACGGACCGGGTCCTCGCGCCCGAGCTGCACGCCATCCGGCCGCACCCCGGCCAGGGCGTCAGCGCCGCCAACATGCTGCGGGTGCTCGCCGGGTCCGCGCTCACCGGGCACTTCCAGGAGGACGAGGCCCCCCGGGTGCAGGACGCCTACTCGGTGCGCTGCGCGCCCCAGGTCGCGGGCGCCGGGCGCGACACCCTCGCGTACGCGCGTACCGTCGCGGACCGGGAGCTGGCCTCGTCCGTCGACAACCCGGTGGTGCTGGCCGACGGCCGGGTCGAGTCCAACGGCAACTTCCACGGCGCGCCCGTCGCGTACGTACTGGACTTCCTGGCGATCGCCGTCGCCGACCTCGCCTCCATCACGGAGCGGCGTACCGACCGGCTGCTCGACAAGAACCGCTCCCACGGGCTGCCGCCGTTCCTCGCCGACGACCCCGGTGTCGACTCCGGGCTGATGATCGCCCAGTACACGCAGGCCGCGCTGGTCAGCGAGCTGAAGCGGCTGGCCGTACCGGCCTCGGTGGACTCGATCCCCTCCTCCGCCATGCAGGAGGATCATGTCTCCATGGGCTGGTCCGCTGCGCGCAAGCTGCGGACCGCCGTGGAGCATCTGACCCGGGTCGTCGCCGTCGAGCTGTACGCCGCGACCCGCGCCATCGAGCTGCGCCGGGACCACAAGGGGCTGACGCCCGCGCCCGCCTCGTGCGCCGCCATCGACGCGCTGCGCGCCGCCGGTGTGGCCGGGCCGGGGCCGGACCGGTTCCTCGCGCCGGATCTCGCCGGTGCGGAGGCGTTCGTACGGGAAGGACGGCTGGTCGAGGCCGTGGAGGGGGTCACCGGGCCGCTCGCCTGA
- a CDS encoding GGDEF domain-containing protein yields the protein MGVDGDARLRAIVALSQAMAAAPTAQDAWRAAARGAYEALGGNFAALSLWERDLGRLKVLVNAGERVAGEEEFPADESYPVHRFPEIADFPQERWPAEPAGCGGAAGGAGASGPASGSASGTAGAAGTAGTAVVGVVTSDVDGPAAGARAAALRRRGRGCCVVAPIVLHGRAWGELYVARPRGAPLFDADDAGFATVVASVVAAGIAQTERLEEVRRLAFTDPLTGLANRRAVDSRLDEAIARYREEGAVVSLVVCDLNGLKAVNDTLGHAVGDRLLERFGSLLSVCGARLPGALAARLGGDEFCLLTVGPSADEVIAVADELCRRAAALDLGEGVACGIASTGDPIGELRTARRLFRLADAAQYRAKAARSPGPVVAGRDDEVLTLADTPSPAAGDRRRFRGA from the coding sequence ATGGGAGTGGATGGGGACGCGCGACTGCGCGCCATAGTGGCACTGTCCCAGGCGATGGCCGCGGCCCCCACGGCCCAGGACGCCTGGCGGGCGGCGGCGCGGGGCGCGTACGAGGCGCTGGGCGGGAACTTCGCCGCGCTGTCGCTGTGGGAACGGGATCTCGGGCGGCTCAAGGTGCTGGTGAACGCGGGGGAGCGGGTGGCCGGGGAGGAGGAGTTCCCGGCGGACGAGTCGTATCCGGTGCACCGGTTCCCCGAGATCGCGGACTTCCCGCAGGAGCGGTGGCCGGCGGAGCCGGCGGGTTGCGGGGGTGCGGCGGGGGGTGCGGGGGCTTCCGGACCGGCTTCCGGATCGGCTTCCGGGACCGCCGGGGCCGCTGGAACTGCCGGAACCGCTGTCGTTGGCGTGGTCACGTCGGACGTGGACGGGCCCGCCGCCGGGGCGCGGGCGGCGGCGCTGCGGCGGCGCGGGCGGGGCTGCTGTGTCGTCGCGCCGATCGTCCTGCACGGGCGGGCGTGGGGCGAGCTGTACGTGGCCCGGCCGCGTGGCGCGCCGCTGTTCGACGCGGACGACGCGGGCTTCGCCACCGTCGTCGCCTCCGTCGTCGCGGCCGGGATCGCCCAGACGGAACGCCTTGAGGAGGTACGCCGGCTCGCCTTCACCGACCCGCTGACGGGCCTGGCGAACCGGCGCGCGGTCGATTCGCGGCTCGACGAGGCGATCGCGCGGTACCGGGAGGAGGGGGCCGTCGTCAGCCTCGTCGTCTGCGACCTCAACGGCCTCAAGGCCGTCAACGACACGCTCGGTCATGCCGTCGGTGACCGCCTGCTGGAACGATTCGGCTCGCTCCTCTCGGTCTGCGGCGCCCGCCTCCCGGGCGCGCTGGCCGCGCGGCTCGGCGGCGACGAGTTCTGTCTGCTGACGGTGGGGCCGTCGGCCGACGAGGTCATCGCCGTCGCCGACGAGCTGTGCCGCCGGGCGGCGGCGCTGGACCTGGGCGAGGGCGTGGCCTGCGGAATCGCCTCCACCGGCGACCCCATCGGCGAGCTGCGCACCGCCCGCCGCCTCTTCCGCCTGGCAGACGCAGCCCAATACCGCGCAAAGGCGGCCCGCTCCCCGGGCCCGGTGGTGGCCGGCCGAGACGACGAGGTACTCACCCTGGCCGACACGCCGTCGCCGGCGGCAGGCGACCGGAGACGGTTCCGCGGGGCGTAG
- a CDS encoding biotin--[acetyl-CoA-carboxylase] ligase produces the protein MTEHHDPANRWSDLERPPLNLRALRRGLVVPGGLWTALDVVTATGSTNSDLAARARDGAVEGAVLVAEEQTAGRGRLDRRWTAPARSGIFFSVLLRPGPEVPVERLGWLPLLTGVAVATGLARAAGVDTALKWPNDLLVTVGGEERKAGGILAERAGADAVVVGVGLNVSLRADELPVPTAGSLHLADAVSLDRDTLLRGVLRSLEQWYGRWRAAGGDPALSGLQEAYAAGCATLGRTVRAELPGDRALTGEAVAVDGDGRLILRTADGTRQAVSAGDVVHVRPAGAA, from the coding sequence ATGACGGAGCACCATGACCCGGCCAACCGCTGGTCCGACCTCGAACGCCCCCCGCTGAACCTGCGCGCGCTGCGCCGCGGGCTCGTCGTCCCGGGCGGTCTGTGGACCGCGCTCGACGTGGTGACCGCGACCGGGTCCACCAATTCCGACCTGGCCGCGCGCGCCCGCGACGGGGCGGTGGAGGGCGCCGTACTCGTCGCCGAGGAGCAGACCGCCGGGCGCGGCCGGCTGGACCGGCGGTGGACGGCGCCCGCGCGCTCCGGGATCTTCTTCTCCGTACTCCTGCGGCCCGGACCCGAGGTCCCCGTCGAGCGTCTCGGCTGGCTGCCGCTGCTGACCGGGGTCGCCGTCGCGACCGGGCTGGCGCGCGCGGCCGGGGTGGACACGGCGCTCAAATGGCCCAACGACCTGCTCGTCACCGTCGGCGGCGAGGAGCGCAAGGCCGGCGGGATCCTCGCCGAGCGCGCCGGGGCGGACGCGGTCGTCGTGGGCGTCGGCCTGAACGTCTCGCTGCGCGCCGACGAACTTCCCGTCCCGACCGCCGGTTCGCTCCACCTCGCCGACGCGGTCTCCCTCGACCGCGACACCCTGCTGAGGGGCGTACTCCGGTCGCTGGAGCAGTGGTACGGCAGATGGCGCGCGGCGGGCGGCGACCCGGCGCTGTCCGGACTCCAGGAGGCGTACGCGGCGGGCTGCGCGACCCTCGGCCGTACGGTACGGGCCGAGCTGCCCGGCGACCGCGCGCTCACGGGCGAGGCGGTCGCTGTCGACGGCGACGGGCGGCTGATCCTGCGGACGGCGGACGGGACGCGGCAGGCGGTGAGCGCGGGCGACGTGGTGCATGTGCGGCCGGCGGGGGCGGCCTGA
- a CDS encoding ABC transporter permease yields the protein MFFTYLRRELRRRRKAALVVASGLALGIALVIVVSSVSTGMSQAQDKVLQSLYGLGTDMTVTKAATPPGEGGTAQRPRFEFDANDGDSEQSSDRVMVQGFQTLASSTVTEVGDQKGVSEAVGGLSLNVVKIDGQFSRGEITPQEGTTGGGGGGGGPGGYGGGTGGNGGGEVRGGGAAFDVNAYTVYGADVTVTGLGPLTSSKITKGRTFKTTETDAAVAVLDSAYAKEKSLAVGKTLTIAKTKFTIIGIATADSGDAAANVYIPLKKAQTLADAKNKVTTVYVKVTDSQQIDTVKAAIQKNISGTTVTTSADLADTVSGSLSTASNLASNVGKWLSIAVLIAAFLVAGLLTSSAVSRRVREFGTLKALGWTSGRVTRQVVGEALVNGLLGGVLGIALGVGGAYLVTAISPTLTAELASAGRGGGMGGGMGGPGGMGPQAAAKAVDIALSAPVALSSVGIAVALAVTGGLVAGAFGGWRASRLRPADALSRVE from the coding sequence ATGTTCTTCACCTACCTCAGGCGCGAGCTGCGCCGTCGCAGAAAGGCGGCGCTCGTCGTCGCCTCGGGGCTCGCCCTGGGAATCGCCCTGGTCATCGTCGTCAGCTCTGTCTCCACCGGCATGAGCCAGGCCCAGGACAAGGTCCTCCAGTCGCTGTACGGTCTCGGCACCGACATGACCGTCACCAAAGCCGCCACCCCGCCCGGCGAGGGCGGTACGGCGCAGCGCCCGCGCTTCGAGTTCGACGCCAACGACGGCGACTCCGAGCAGAGCAGCGACCGGGTGATGGTCCAGGGCTTCCAGACCCTGGCCTCCTCGACCGTCACCGAGGTCGGTGACCAGAAGGGCGTCTCCGAGGCCGTCGGCGGTCTCAGCCTGAACGTGGTGAAGATCGACGGCCAGTTCTCGCGCGGCGAGATCACCCCGCAGGAGGGCACCACCGGTGGCGGCGGGGGCGGCGGCGGTCCCGGCGGTTACGGCGGCGGTACGGGCGGCAACGGCGGCGGCGAGGTCCGCGGCGGTGGCGCGGCGTTCGACGTGAACGCCTACACCGTCTACGGCGCGGACGTCACCGTGACCGGCCTCGGCCCGCTCACCTCCTCCAAGATCACCAAGGGCCGTACGTTCAAGACGACCGAGACCGACGCGGCCGTCGCGGTCCTCGACAGCGCGTACGCCAAGGAGAAGAGCCTCGCCGTCGGCAAGACGCTGACCATCGCCAAGACGAAGTTCACCATCATCGGCATCGCCACCGCCGACAGCGGCGACGCCGCCGCGAACGTCTACATCCCGCTCAAGAAGGCCCAGACCCTGGCCGACGCCAAGAACAAGGTCACCACGGTCTACGTCAAGGTCACCGACTCGCAGCAGATCGACACCGTCAAGGCCGCCATCCAGAAGAACATCTCCGGCACGACGGTCACCACCTCCGCCGATCTCGCCGACACCGTCTCCGGCTCCCTCTCCACCGCGTCCAACCTCGCCTCCAACGTGGGCAAGTGGCTCTCCATCGCCGTGCTGATCGCCGCGTTCCTGGTGGCCGGTCTGCTCACCTCGTCGGCGGTCAGCCGCCGCGTACGGGAGTTCGGCACGCTGAAGGCGCTCGGCTGGACCAGCGGCCGGGTCACCCGGCAGGTCGTCGGCGAGGCGCTCGTCAACGGACTGCTCGGCGGTGTGCTCGGTATCGCGCTCGGCGTCGGCGGCGCGTACCTCGTCACGGCCATCAGCCCGACCCTCACCGCCGAACTCGCCTCCGCCGGACGCGGTGGCGGTATGGGCGGGGGCATGGGCGGCCCCGGCGGCATGGGCCCCCAGGCCGCGGCCAAGGCGGTCGACATCGCGCTCAGCGCGCCCGTCGCGCTCAGCTCCGTGGGCATCGCGGTCGCCCTCGCCGTGACCGGCGGGCTCGTCGCGGGCGCGTTCGGCGGCTGGCGGGCCTCGCGGCTGCGCCCGGCGGACGCGCTGAGCCGTGTCGAGTAG